The Lycium barbarum isolate Lr01 chromosome 12, ASM1917538v2, whole genome shotgun sequence genome includes a region encoding these proteins:
- the LOC132622043 gene encoding uncharacterized protein At4g28440-like has product MATRSGNRQQANTGGPNTGAKPAMRKPVFTKVDQLKPGTSGHNLTVKIVNANTVLSKKPRNPSSLRVPSRPQQNTRIAECLVGDETGSILLTARNDQVDLMKPDATIILRNAKIDMFKGSMRLAVDKWGRIEAAEPATFVVNEENNLSMVEYELVNVEE; this is encoded by the exons ATGGCAACCAGATCTGGAAACCGACAACAGGCTAACACCGGTGGACCAAACACAGGTGCGAAACCAGCTATGAGAAAACCAGTATTCACCAAAGTGGATCAGTTGAAACCGGGAACAAGCGGTCATAATCTTACTGTTAAGATTGTGAATGCCAACACGGTTCTTAGTAAGAAACCTAGGAATCCATCATCGTTACGTGTTCCATCACGGCCACAACAGAACACTCGCATCGCCGAATGTCTTGTTGGTGATGAAACTGGATCTATCCTTCTCACTGCTCGTAACGATCAAG TTGATCTGATGAAGCCAGATGCCACAATCATACTTCGGAATGCAAAGATTGACATGTTTAAGGGCTCTATGAGGCTTGCGGTTGACAAATGGGGCCGTATTGAGGCCGCTGAGCCTGCAACTTTCGTGGTCAATGAAGAAAACAATTTATCCATGGTTGAGTACGAGTTGGTGAATGTCGAAGAATAG
- the LOC132622307 gene encoding protein DEHYDRATION-INDUCED 19 homolog 4-like isoform X1 — translation MDSDFWTSRLAAAKRQLNLQQHHSYNHQTSQLVDRLSIDDFEVEEEVRPDFPCPYCYEDFDIASLCSHLEEEHSCESRVTICPICSHKVSRDMLSHITVQHGHLLRVQRRRRLRRVAIPSSQALSLLGRDLREAHLQVLLGGSGSGYRSSSATSTTAANDPLLSSLVLNYPTFEAEEISKSVLSTVEDSTTKNVTSQHMWKLRFDPSLSAEEREKRIRQATGRAVFVQDLFASSLLAD, via the exons ATGGATTCAGATTTCTGGACCTCTCGTCTTGCAGCTGCTAAACGCCAATTAAATTTACAGCAACACCATTCCTACAATCATCAAACTTCTCAACTgg TAGATAGGCTGAGCATAGATGATTTCGAGGTTGAAGAAGAGGTCCGACCCGATTTTCCATGCCCCTATTGTTATGAGGATTTTGATATTGCTTCTCTTTGTTCCCATCTTGAAGAGGAACATTCTTGTGAATCCAGAGTCACT ATCTGTCCCATTTGTTCTCATAAAGTTTCGAGGGACATGCTAAGTCATATTACAGTGCAACACGGACACTTGCTCAGG GTGCAGCGGCGGCGTAGATTACGTAGAGTTGCAATTCCCAGCAGTCAAGCGCTGTCTCTACTAGGGAGAGATCTTCGTGAAGCTCATTTGCAGGTACTTTTAGGAGGCAGTGGAAGTGGATATCGATCAAGCAGTGCAACATCAACCACTGCAGCCAATGATCCCTTGCTTTCATCTCTAGTTTTGAACTACCCCACATTTGAAGCAGAGGAAATTTCTAAATCTGTTTTATCCACTGTTGAGGACTCTACTACAAAGAATGTGACATCACAACATATGTGGAAGTTAAG GTTTGACCCTTCACTAAGTGCCGAAGAGCGAGAAAAGAGGATAAGACAGGCTACTGGAAGAGCTGTTTTTGTCCAAGATCTGTTTGCCTCCTCTTTGTTAGCTGACTAA
- the LOC132622307 gene encoding protein DEHYDRATION-INDUCED 19 homolog 4-like isoform X2 has translation MDSDFWTSRLAAAKRQLNLQQHHSYNHQTSQLDRLSIDDFEVEEEVRPDFPCPYCYEDFDIASLCSHLEEEHSCESRVTICPICSHKVSRDMLSHITVQHGHLLRVQRRRRLRRVAIPSSQALSLLGRDLREAHLQVLLGGSGSGYRSSSATSTTAANDPLLSSLVLNYPTFEAEEISKSVLSTVEDSTTKNVTSQHMWKLRFDPSLSAEEREKRIRQATGRAVFVQDLFASSLLAD, from the exons ATGGATTCAGATTTCTGGACCTCTCGTCTTGCAGCTGCTAAACGCCAATTAAATTTACAGCAACACCATTCCTACAATCATCAAACTTCTCAACTgg ATAGGCTGAGCATAGATGATTTCGAGGTTGAAGAAGAGGTCCGACCCGATTTTCCATGCCCCTATTGTTATGAGGATTTTGATATTGCTTCTCTTTGTTCCCATCTTGAAGAGGAACATTCTTGTGAATCCAGAGTCACT ATCTGTCCCATTTGTTCTCATAAAGTTTCGAGGGACATGCTAAGTCATATTACAGTGCAACACGGACACTTGCTCAGG GTGCAGCGGCGGCGTAGATTACGTAGAGTTGCAATTCCCAGCAGTCAAGCGCTGTCTCTACTAGGGAGAGATCTTCGTGAAGCTCATTTGCAGGTACTTTTAGGAGGCAGTGGAAGTGGATATCGATCAAGCAGTGCAACATCAACCACTGCAGCCAATGATCCCTTGCTTTCATCTCTAGTTTTGAACTACCCCACATTTGAAGCAGAGGAAATTTCTAAATCTGTTTTATCCACTGTTGAGGACTCTACTACAAAGAATGTGACATCACAACATATGTGGAAGTTAAG GTTTGACCCTTCACTAAGTGCCGAAGAGCGAGAAAAGAGGATAAGACAGGCTACTGGAAGAGCTGTTTTTGTCCAAGATCTGTTTGCCTCCTCTTTGTTAGCTGACTAA